The Verrucomicrobiota bacterium JB022 genome includes a region encoding these proteins:
- a CDS encoding RNA methyltransferase, with protein MAKSSREFLYGLNPAFECLRAGRRTVYDAFLNEQTYQSGRLAKLHDLLQRQGVPVELCDKGRLIQLSGSREHQGVVLRTGTYPYAKFESVFENAPPRLLLLDNVEDPHNVGAILRSAEIFGFTSVLLPTKGVPDVYPSVVKVSAGAAEFMQIAKDCTANKYVQLAQEAGYKVAALDAKGTIDLRDLAKQIPDKLLLVIGGEDKSVGQFIINQAEYIVRVEQQGKINSLNAGVAAGIAMFALCGS; from the coding sequence GTGGCCAAATCATCGCGTGAATTTCTGTATGGGTTGAACCCCGCGTTCGAGTGCCTGCGGGCCGGACGCCGCACCGTCTACGACGCCTTCCTCAACGAGCAGACCTACCAGAGCGGTCGGCTCGCCAAACTGCACGACCTGCTCCAGCGCCAAGGCGTGCCGGTCGAGCTGTGCGACAAGGGTCGCCTGATCCAGCTCAGCGGTTCGCGCGAGCACCAGGGCGTCGTGTTGCGCACGGGCACCTACCCCTACGCGAAGTTCGAAAGCGTCTTCGAAAACGCCCCGCCCCGCCTGCTGCTGCTCGACAACGTGGAAGACCCGCATAACGTGGGCGCGATCCTCCGCAGCGCCGAGATTTTCGGCTTTACCAGCGTGCTGCTGCCGACCAAGGGCGTGCCTGATGTCTACCCCAGCGTGGTCAAGGTCTCCGCCGGCGCGGCCGAGTTCATGCAGATCGCGAAAGACTGCACGGCCAACAAATACGTGCAACTGGCCCAGGAAGCCGGTTACAAGGTGGCCGCGCTCGACGCCAAGGGCACGATCGACCTGCGCGACCTCGCCAAGCAGATCCCCGACAAGCTGCTGCTCGTGATCGGCGGCGAAGACAAGAGCGTCGGCCAGTTCATCATCAATCAGGCCGAATACATCGTCCGCGTCGAGCAACAGGGCAAGATCAACAGCCTCAACGCCGGCGTCGCCGCCGGTATCGCGATGTTCGCGCTCTGTGGGTCGTAA